In the Salvia miltiorrhiza cultivar Shanhuang (shh) chromosome 8, IMPLAD_Smil_shh, whole genome shotgun sequence genome, CATTTTGATGAGTAAGGACTGGAGTTAGTATTCTGTTAGAAATGACTACAAGTCGACAAACATGCTGAGCTGCGCTTCTTTTCCACTTAAAATGAttcataaacaaaaaataagctATTGCGAGTCTATTTGAATTGGCTTGGTGACAATGTTTATGTGCAATTATATTAAGTGGCATCCTGATTCGATTTggaattttatgaaaaaacttTCTTTGTCATTAAAACACTAAGTTTCTCTTCTCACTTTGCTGCAGGTATGTAAATACTTTTTGGAGGCAGTGGAGAAAAAACAATATGGTTGGTTTTGGGTTTGCCCTAATGGTATTAAAGAATGCCATTACCGGCATGCACTTCCACCTGGATATATTCTAAAATCTCAAATGAAGGCCCTTTTGGAGGAGGAAGCTCAGAAGATTACCATTGAGGAAGAGATAGAAAACCAGGTAAATTCTGCCTGGTGGAGTTATATATGTTCTAATTGATTAGAATTTCTGTGGATTGTGTTACCTCTTTAGTTTATTCTCTGCACTACTTTCGAGCCCCTAATGTAAATTTATTGTGCTAATAGGTTTTGTACTTCTTTTTTTTCAGCGTGCAAAAGTATCTACCTGTACTCCTATGACTACAGACTTGTTCATGCAATGGAAGAAGAAAAAGGTGGATGAGAGAGAAGCTGGATTGGCTGCTCAAAGGGCAGAGAGAGCCAAGAATGACCGCATGAGGTAATTCTTCTGCAGGGACTTCTCATATTCATGTTTTGGTATTCTTGTCCTCGTGTGCCTGCTGGATAATAAAGTATATTCTTAATATTTGCTTTCTTATTTACCAGTGGCCGTGAGTTGTTCCTCTTAGATGCAAGCTTGTTTGTTGATGATGCTGAGGCCTACGACAAGTACCAGAGAGAAGAGGAACCAGATGTCGCGCAGAATGTAGTACGTTGTCTCTGTCCTACTAATCTTTTTAGTTGAAGATCTGATAGGTTTCTTTCTCGCTGAAATATTGCCTGGTTttcaaaatgagaaaaatgtaGTGGATAGAAATTGCAAAAATCATGAAGCAACGtaaggattaaaatgtttttaGCATTGTCAAGCGGTAAAAAGTTCTCCTATCAGATATGATTCCCCTTAACTATATCTAGCTGTTTGTCGAACCAGCATGGAATCTTATAGCTCTTGAGAAGTCTTCCACACccatagaaaaaaataaacatactcCAAAAATCATTAATAATTTGGGTCTCTAGTAAGTTACAGTCTATATGAATCACCTCATAGTAGTGAAAGACCCTACTTAATGTTGTCGGTTGTTCTCTTTACATCTTTTTATCAAATGTGAAGCGTCCAAAGAGTTGTCTGGTCCAATCTTGGATCGTAAAAAGGTACATACAATATACTGTATATTTAGGTACAAGTGTGTATCACGGAGATCTTTCCTACTTTCTGAGCTGATCATAGTGGCAGAAATATTTTCCCGGCCAGGATGATGCTTTTGCTCTTATTAGTTTGTAGAGCTTCATATATCTTGTTATCCTGTACATTTTGATGGCAGTCACTGATGTTTTGACTCTCTTATATTCAGACTGATAACAGTCCTGCTATTGACGGGCCAAGTTCGTCTTCATCAACTGCACGAAATGCAGAAGATATTTCTAATCATGTTGATGATAACGACGAGGATGAGGACGATGACGATGATCTTGACATGGATGAGCTAGATGAACTGGAAGCTAGCCTATCGAGAACAACATTACAAATCAAAGAACCCGGCGGCAGCGCATGATCATCTTATTATTCCCGAAAAAAAGTGAGAAATCGATCGGATTTTTGACTAATTATCTGAATGAATGTATTATTTGATCTCGGTGACTGCTGAAGCAATTTTGTGAAAGTAGATGAGGATTTTTCATTGCAGACATCAATTACACTAAGTTTTGTATGTTTAGAGACTAGAATTATTTGCAGTCAATTATTCCTGCGTGGGAAGATTGGAGCATGAAGAATTCCAAAATGTAGTTGCTGtggaaaatcaaatattttgttATTAATGTCCGCTAAACTGTACCTGTTCTACGTGAATTTCATGCCAAACAACGAGGAATATTGCGTTAGTGCATTTTATTTGATAGTGTTTTGTAAGACTAAAATGACAGGTTTTATTGATGCTATCAGTGGCGTATCCCAAaagttttttaatatatttactttttatatttatatgtataaaaGCAATAACTTGAGTGAGAGAATGCAACACAATGTTTTAATAATAAGGAAAATCAATTCCTACTTTCCACTGCAAATATCTTTTAATAGAAGAACTAGTGTGTAACACGTCGAATTTCGACTGGAAATTTTGtacattatttttcattatagcGTATGaaatgatatttatataaattatttttaaattttaattttctttgatTAAAATAAATTGTTGGTACAGTTCAAGTTATAATAATCTCAACGATTTTGATCagtgttaattttttgttgagatttgaaatagattgtctttttatataaatttttatttgatgaaattttatcAAAAGTTGATGTTATGTTGGAGATTTTAgaataataagaagaaaaatatttaGGTATATTTAACATAGGATATGATGAAGGATTGGCGCATCGTATTTTTTGTTAATCGTGTATAGAAAACTCATCTTATATATGAACATCGTTATGAACATCGTCTCATTCGAACCTTACAAGATTttaagcatcatcttgtctgtaACTTGAAATATCATTTTCTTATCTGAAGCTTGTTATATGAGATTTGGCTTACAAGTACCATCTCATCTTCAACTTGAAAGATAAAACCTGACTTGCGAGCAGCATCTCATTTAGAGCTTGCAAGActataactgacttgtgagcattATTTCGCGTGGAGCTTGAAGActataactgacttgtgagcatcacCTCGTCTATAATTCGATAGATCGGAGTTGAGTTCTAAGCATCGCTCATTTGGAGCTTGTATGATCGGAGCTGAGTGCTAAGCATTATCTCATTTGAAGCTTCAAAGGCCGAAATTAAgttatgagcatcatctcgtttggagctagggatggcagtggatcttggacccggtccagatccgtagatccagatctgtttttacggatctggatctcaattgtTTGGACACGACGGAtttggatctcagttttgaaaacggatctggatctggatcttaaaattttagatccggatccggcccagatccgacccgaggatccgttttattttatatatatattttttatattttatatattagtttactaataatattaactaaattaaaaataataaataaattatattcaaaagaataaaaactaaaagtaattagataaaagtattttgtgttatatttttcatgatggaagttagatgttgttgattttgtgaaatttttttaatttaatttaaaaatagtagatccatggatctggacccgtggatctgcggatctggatctggttccaaaattttcaaattcacgGATCTGGATTTGGATCTGGTATAtaaaaatggatctggatctggtattagC is a window encoding:
- the LOC130997650 gene encoding zinc finger CCCH domain-containing protein 11-like isoform X1, which encodes MPPKQSKAEIAKKQKVVEDKTFGLKNKNKSKNVQKYVQSLKQSGQPKPDPSKLQAQKKKEEEKAREKELSELFKVAVKQPKVPVGVDPKSILCEHFKVGQCAKGFKCKFSHDLNVQRKGEKIDIYSDTREEEQGTMEDWDQEKLEKVVASKSNEYNNMNKPTDIVCKYFLEAVEKKQYGWFWVCPNGIKECHYRHALPPGYILKSQMKALLEEEAQKITIEEEIENQRAKVSTCTPMTTDLFMQWKKKKVDEREAGLAAQRAERAKNDRMSGRELFLLDASLFVDDAEAYDKYQREEEPDVAQNVTDNSPAIDGPSSSSSTARNAEDISNHVDDNDEDEDDDDDLDMDELDELEASLSRTTLQIKEPGGSA
- the LOC130997650 gene encoding zinc finger CCCH domain-containing protein 11-like isoform X2, whose translation is MPPKQSKAEIAKKQKVVEDKTFGLKNKNKSKNVQKYVQSLKQSGQPKPDPSKLQAQKKKEEEKAREKELSELFKVAVKQPKVPVGVDPKSILCEHFKVGQCAKGFKCKFSHDLNVQRKGEKIDIYSDTREEEQGTMEDWDQEKLEKVVASKSNEYNNMNKPTDIVCKYFLEAVEKKQYGWFWVCPNGIKECHYRHALPPGYILKSQMKALLEEEAQKITIEEEIENQRAKVSTCTPMTTDLFMQWKKKKVDEREAGLAAQRAERAKNDRMSGRELFLLDASLFVDDAEAYDKYQREEEPDVAQNTDNSPAIDGPSSSSSTARNAEDISNHVDDNDEDEDDDDDLDMDELDELEASLSRTTLQIKEPGGSA